Within the Streptomyces sp. YIM 121038 genome, the region GCCACCGCGCACGGCCTCGCCGCTCTGCACGCCATCCGCAAACTCCCCGTCGACCGCGCCCACCTGCACCGGCTCCTCGCGGCCAGCGTCGACGACCTGCTCCGCACCCCGCAGCAGCCAGAAGAAGGAGATGCCCGATGACCACCAGCCCCGCCGTCCCCGCCCGCTGGACGGCGGACGACATCCCGGACCAGACCGGCCGCACCATCCTCGTGACCGGTGCCAACAGCGGCCTGGGCTACGTCACCGCACGAGAACTCGCCCGCCGCGGCGCCCACGTCGTGCTCACCGCACGCAACGCGGACAAAGGCCGAGCCGCGCTGGACAGACTCCGCGGCGAACTCACCGAACCCTCCCTGGAACTGCGCACCCTGGACCTGGCCGACCTGCGCTCGGTCCACGACTTCGCCGACACCTTCGACGCACCCGTGGACGTACTCGTCAACAACGCGGGGATCATGATGCCGCCGCGCACCCTCACCAAGCAGGGGTTCGAGTCCCAGTTCGCCACCAACCACCTGGGGCACTTCGCGCTGACCGGCCTGCTGCTGGAGCGACTGCGGACCGGAAGCGACCCACGCGTCGTGACGGTCACCTCGACCCTCCACAAGAACGGAACCATCCACTACGACGACCTCGACGGCGAACGGTCCTACTCACCGCGCGCGTTCTACGCGCAGTCCAAGTACGCCAACGTGCTGTTCGGCCTCGAACTGGACCGGCGACTGCGTACGAGCGCCGTCCAGGTCCGCAGTGTCCTGGCCCACCCCGGCTACTCGGCCACGAACCTCCAGTCCTCCGGACCGACCGGACTGCTCAAGGCCATCCTCAGGGTCACCAACCGCCTCGTCGCCCAGGACGTGGAGACGGGCGCGCTCAACCAGCTCTACGCGGCCGCCGCCCCGCAGGCCAGAAGCGGGCAATTCATCGGCCCCGACGGACGCAACGAGGCGAAGGGCCACCCCACCCTCGTACAGCCAGTCGAATCCGCCACGGATCCCGAGGCCGCCCGCCGCCTGTGGGACCTGTCGGAGCAACTCACCGGAGTCCGTTACGACTTCACCGATACTGGCGGCCGCTAGGGTGGGCCGCCGTCGACGGCACCCTGATCATGATCGAGTACACCGGTACCGTGACCCTCCGCCCCAAGGAGGGCGGCAACTTGCCCAAGGCCGTGGCGCCGCGCTCGACTTCAGGGCCGGCAGCCGGTTCGGAGGCGGCTGGTTCGACTTCGCCTGCACCGGCTCGCCTCGGCCCTGCTCCGGGGGAGGGCTTGTCGGCGGCGCGGCTGGGGTCTGCTGGGGTTCAGAGGGCGTGGCGCGCGGGAGTGGGGCAGGGGGGGCGATGGCGGGGCCTCCTGGTCAGAGGCGGTTTGTGATGTCTTGCTGTGGGTTGTCGAGCCAGAGTCTCTGACCGTGGGCGTCGGCGGTGAGGCCGA harbors:
- a CDS encoding oxidoreductase, producing MTTSPAVPARWTADDIPDQTGRTILVTGANSGLGYVTARELARRGAHVVLTARNADKGRAALDRLRGELTEPSLELRTLDLADLRSVHDFADTFDAPVDVLVNNAGIMMPPRTLTKQGFESQFATNHLGHFALTGLLLERLRTGSDPRVVTVTSTLHKNGTIHYDDLDGERSYSPRAFYAQSKYANVLFGLELDRRLRTSAVQVRSVLAHPGYSATNLQSSGPTGLLKAILRVTNRLVAQDVETGALNQLYAAAAPQARSGQFIGPDGRNEAKGHPTLVQPVESATDPEAARRLWDLSEQLTGVRYDFTDTGGR